Genomic DNA from Fusarium oxysporum Fo47 chromosome IX, complete sequence:
GTTTGAGATTTGATGTGCTGACGATGGATGTAGTGGTGTTTTTTGGGAATTTGCGGTGCAGagtcttgggcttggatTCGTTGCGCCGCTTTACTTCGTCATTCACTTGATCTTCACAGCTGGATCACCAAGGTCTGAGAGTGTTCATCTTCGCGACTACTTGTGCCTTCATACGGTCGTTCCGTCTTTCATGCTTGGATACATCGTGCCGTGTATTTTCATGGCGTATCCATTCTCAAACTTCAATGTTCGACAGTGGGCTAATGCAGTCTGGGCCATCGCCCCAGTTTACATCTTCACACTTCAAGCGGCATTCACTGTTGTTCTGAAGAGGCTGAGTGTTGGGCAAGATGCGCATAAGCCAAAGGTCGTGCTCGACAAGATTGCTTTGTCGCATGCCTACAGCTTCGCATGGAATGTCGCAGTCATAGGCCAGATGACAACCTACGCCGTCCTTATCACAGCAAGCCTCCTCCCAAACATCTTCCCCTCTGGCATCGCAGAGTCATTGAGCATGAACAGGGTCTTCATTCCCGATGCGGCGCCTCATTCGTACAAACCCATGTCCAGTGCCGCAGCGGCTATGCATAACTTTTTGATCTACGATTTTGCGACAGGGTCTGTGGCGGCGCTTGTGTGGGCGCTGCAGCAGCTGTTGGAGGTTAAGCCGGAGTTGAGGGTTGGTGAGGAGAGGACTAATCTTGTGAGGGGGATTGTTACGAGTGTGCTCTTGTCAGGGCCGGGAGGGGCAGTTGTTGCGTTGATGCAGCATCGTGATGAGTCTGTTCTTAGCGCTGAGggcaaggctgagaagattCAGTGAACAAAATAGGGTTGGACCGGGCGTATGTAAAAGTCAAGGGCCAGATTGTGATAAGTGAGATAGGATTTCTTTCTATTTATCTAAGCCTTTTCCTCTCTGTTCTCACCAAGAGGAACATCTAAGCCATGCCGTCCCTTGTACCCAGATACCTCAGCAGGTTTCCATCCGCCCTTCTGTAGCAGAGACTCATCCTTGAGACGATAAACTTCAACCTTGAGAGGTCGACAGCACTTgatcatctcctcctcactgTCCTCTCCAAAACCCCAAAGGGACAAATCACCACCGGGGCATGTACCTGCATCAATTAGCAAACACTCCTCACGACCCATTCCACTCGAATTTGTACTTACTCAAAGCCATAAGCAAATCCTGCTCCGCCAAAAACTCAATATAATCCCCCTTCTCCGCCGGGCAAGGATTCATAAAATACCTCCCCTGCTCATCTAACCCCGTGACCTGAAAGATGTTAATAACATCATGAACATCACCCTCATTCAAACCATAGGGCAACACCGCGCGGGTAAGGTTAGAGTGGCATTGGAAGTTATACTGTCCTCCGCTGAGAACAGTGTTGATGTACGGATCACATCGCGTGCCGAGAAGATCGTGCACTCGACCTCCGTACTCATCTGTGCCGTACCAGTCTAGTGTGTCGGTGATTATGGTGGCTAGGGGACGCATGTAGGGGAGGTTGGACCAGAGACGGTCGTACGTTGAGACGTGTGAGGCGTGGAGTTGTTTGGTGCGGGACGCCCAGAAGCGTTCACGCGGGTTATGAGCGTTCCAGATATTCAAGTCACCTGTTTTTGTAAGTCAAGTTCACACATCTAACTCATCCTCTGCTCACTTCACCCCCAGATATCCTTACCAACCTGCGGCCCCTCAGGCGTGCTGATCTTGACAATACATCCCGCTGGAGCTTTCCATGCTTTTCCGGATCGAATTGGTAAAGTGAATTCCTCGATGAGTTCACGGGGTGCTTCGCGGATGGAAGTGTATAGCGCCTTGTCGACGGTGAGGACTGAACCTGGGGAGGGGAGATAAGCTGGGACGGGCTTCTTGATGGGTTTTCTGTTTGCTAGACGCTCAGCTCCGttggaagacatgatggctTTGAGATGTTTTGTTTGAGCAGGAAGCGAAATTTCGGGATGtgaggaagaggttgttAAGTAATAACTATCTCTTGGCTGCTCTAAGTGGAGACTTGGTcgtatctcgtcctctatTGCATCAGGCTGATTGAGGTACAAGGAGGCGCACGATAAGGTATTTTGAGTCTGGAGGTACTTGGCTTCTAATTCATAGGGCGTGAGTGACATTTACTCATTGATCATTAATAATCTGCGCTTTTACCTAAGGCCGGCGTTGGGCAGCATGAGGAATTACAGGTTGCTTGCGGATGATGCGATTTCGGAGGTGGATCCGGCATCGTGAAGACTTGCCGATATTGACCCTGCACGGTAAATGAAAACTTGCCGTATGCATGATGATCCAGAATACCACCCGATATTCAGTCAAATATCATCGATGTGCGGACCTCGTCTATTCTTTACAAGCCTTTTGAAACAGCATGTTTGGCTCTGCCGTAGAACCAGTACGCTGGGCTTGCTCCTCATTACCCGACCTCATTACCCCGCCACCAAGCTTAGGACCCCGCCTAACTTTATCTTTCTGTTTACGTTCAAGCTTTAACGATCCAAAGTCGAGTAGGTATGAAACAATAGCTGGCAAGGCCGACGTTGAACGCTAGACACATAACTGAACGATGCTGTGATGGGAGGCTTCAAGCGCCACATATTGCAGAGCATGCGCCGCCGCCTGATCGAAGTCCAAGAATGACCGCCCGCCCGAACGCGTCGCAAATGAGCATCTCGACCGAAGCCCTCGATCACAACGCGCACGAAGATAACACTCCATCGGCAAATTGTATGATACAAATATAGCCATCCCTCATCTGCTGCGTAGAAGCTCGCATGATATGAGCTATGGGGAGCTCCAAGACTGAGGGGCTTTGGGCCTCCATACTCACCGCGATTTTGATAGCGCCAACGGTCACGGACGCCGCAAGGCAGGATGATTGAAGCTACAGCGCTTTCATATCTGAGAACGGGGCCGTAAAGCCTGCTGAGATGTTGTAGAGACCACGGCGCAATTCGTCAGCTCACATTGGTAGCATTGCTTCCCGATCGCGTCCCTCTGTTGCAACGATCAGTGCAACAGAGCACTCTTGCCTGGCGCTATCGACAAACCCTCTTTCCCTCGAAGTATCCATGGGCCTCTTTCACGAACTCCTCGAACCCGATCGGTACGAGATACCCTCGTAACCCCTCGGCCGAGACGATCACCTGAGATTGGCAATGCGTTCTCGGCGATATCATTCTCAACGCCCACCCAGCCTGTTCAGCCGATGCCACGCCATAATGAAGAACAAGATTCTCGCTCTCAGGATCTCAGTACTCTGGATGATGTACCATCTTTCACACTTCAGAATCTGTAGGCTAAGCGCTGAAGAGGTGGAGAGGTGCTGTTGGACCACAAGCGTTATCGCAATGTTGATCAACGAACAGCGTGTGTTCTCGGATGATAAGCACATCCGAAATCTGGGCTATAATTCAGAATAGCAGCGCCAAGGTGACGTCGTATAAACTGGTCGTAAAAGCATAGAAGCATTGTTCCGAACTATCGGTATTTGTCTCATACGGCGGCACTGGTCTTGATCTTATTGTTGCTCGGTCTACCTCATAAGCTTTTAACGTAAGAAGTCTCATACTCGTAACATGAGACCTGATTTCCTGAGGCTTTAGATGAAGATGACTCGAAATAGTCTTCAGCCACGGGTTCCGCATGGCCAGGTCGTCTAAGGGACCAATCTCGGTCGTTTCGCGTGATATGCGGATGCTGTATCTGATTGTATTTGGGAATGGCTGAACATGCACTAACGAGGAAATAACACGGCCTTGTTGACAAAGCTTGGAGGAAGTTACTGACGACTTGTGCGATCGGACCTCGTCGTGCTGTTGATTATGCGTGTAAGTTGAGGCATCGCCAAGCAAACGAGTCGCGCAATTCATATTGCAAAGGCATCAATATCGCGATGGATTGAATTTGACAGATAAATAAGTGTAATTGTAGCCAGATTGTTCTGAGATATTGATATGCCAACAAGTTCAATTCGTATCGCGTTGACATGAAAGAGTCGAATATGAAGACACTATTGTTTGACGACCCAATACTCTTGGCGGATGACCGCCATGTGGCTTTATAGTGTATCAGGTTTATTTGAGCAGGAATTGTCACATACTGGTACCCATTGGTCGGGAATGTCCCAGTTGCCGTGATAATGTAAATCCGTAGAACTCgacttggtgttgactcACATACTCAGTGATAACCTTGATATTCCTCTCAATCAATAGAGCACTGTAATACTCAATCGTGCGACAATAAATCGCAGCCCTAGATAAGGAGAATTACACAATGCAATTTATCgaatttctttattttcaGCTCTATTTCCACTATCGTCCACAGACTGAAACACCACCAATCACCGCCCCATCTTCCCAAGGGAGACATGCTCCTTCGACCCTTGCACCACACTTCCAGGAATGCTTCCAAGACAGGGGCTCATTCCAGAAAAAATGAGCATCATAGGAATTGCATGTCAGCCTACAACTCCCTTGCGTAGGGCACGAGTAGCCTTATAGGCCCCCAGGGTCCTCTCCGATCTGCGCTTTGTTTTGTCCAAATCGTAATCATGGTCGTCATATCAGGCTCCCCCTGGGCCAAAAGACTTGTTTTTCTGGTTATTTCTTTAACCATTTTTCTCTGGTGGTATGTGTACTCTGTGCCTGGAGTTACGGACGATGTTaagcctcctcctcctcctccgaaGTTGAAAACGAACGATGCGAAACCGATACTGGTAGATAAGAAGGTGGAAGGGAAAGATGGGAAGAGTATCGAGGGTGTGAAGGTGGCGAAGGATGAGAAAACTGGCGAGTCTGTTGATAAGAAGGGGATTAAGGCGTTCCGTTCTTGGAGTAACTTTGACATCGTCAGGCCCAAGAATGATCACACTTATGTGTATCGTCGGTTTAAGAGCTCGCCGTATAAACCGCCACATATTGAATGGAACCCCAATGGAAAGGAACTTGCAAAGGGATATGTCTTCATCACACCGCAGTCCAGCGGGGCGGAGAGGGGTCTTGTACAGGCTGCTTCGTTCATTATGAAGCAGAACGCAGAGATGATCTATGCCCATGACGAAGCACCCTACGATTCTGAGGGTCTTCGTGTACAGACCGTTCACAACGAGCAGTACCTGACCCTCTGGCGAGGCGCACGAAAAATGAGCCATGGATTTGGAGAAGTCATCGTCATGAACAGCGAGTACGAGAAGACGGTTATTCACCTCGATGCTATCATCACCAATATGTACGGCCAAAAGTTCCTCAGTGGGCTGGACTTTCACGAACAGGAATTGACCACGCGAGGAACTATTCTCGTCACAGCTTACAACACGACTATGTACAACCTCACGCAAATGGGAGGTTCAGAGCATGGCTTCGTGACTGACTCTCTATTCTTTGAGATCGATATCGAAACGCAGGAGattctcttcagctggaGCGCCCTCGACCATTTCTGGCCAGAAGACTCTATGCTTCCACTTATTTCATCCTCTGGCTACGGCGGACCCAAGAATCCATATGACTTCTTCCATCTGAGCTCAATACAAGCCGTCAACCACGATTCATACCTCATCAGCAGTCGAAACTTCTGGTCTGTGTATTTGATCTCACGCTCAAATGGTAGGATTCTTTGGGAGTTGAGAGGGAATACCAAGGGAGGAGATTTCGGTGCGTTGCCGCATCATGGACGATTCCGATGGCAGAACCACGTTCGTGCGCATAATGTTACGTCGAGGGAGATGATCCTCAGTATGTTTGACAATCATAACAGTCCAGAGGATATAGGAAAGACGCATTCGCGGGGTTTGCTgctgaagttgaagttgcCGCCCAACCCAGACGAGAAGCCCGAGATTTTGCGTATTCTCTCGCCAGATCGTGCAAAGATCTCACCTGATTATGGAAGCTATCAGCTTGGGTTGAGTAACGGCAACCAATTCATGAGCTGGGGCGCAGGCGGTGTCGTCCACGAATACGGTCCCGACGACGGCCACGATCTCCGCTGGCAAGCCCGCTTCGGCTACGACGAGTCCATCACCAGCTATCGCGCCTTCAAAGACATCTGGGCAGGCACACCCTCCAAATGGACGCCCGCCCTCGTCGTCGAGAAGCGCGAAGACACCGTCCTCGGCTTCGTGAGCTGGAACGGCGCAACCGACATAGACTCCTACAACATCTACCTCGCGGAACCAGGCACGGCGCTCAAACCATTGGGTAAAGCCAACGTTTTGGGATTCGAGACGGGATTCGATCTTGGTGTTAAGAACAACGAGACAAATTGCATCATGGTTGCTGCTGTGAGGAAGGGCCAGGAGATTAGGCAGTCGAATGTTGGGTGTATAGAGGGTAAGACGTTTGTCTCGACGTTTGTGGATTCGAGGGGGAAAGAGACGGGGGattctgttgttgagaagacgaagatgcAGAAGATTATGGGATATTTCTCGTGAGATTGTATCTTGTTATCATGCAAGCATGTGCTTTCCTAGTAATTGAATGAAGTTCAGCTCATTTCCTCCTTGGGCCCGAAGTAGACGTTGGTGATGGCGCTATACTCAATAGCCCAGGTACAGAGCAATAGTTCGCCCATTTAGTGGTAATTATTGCAAAAAGAATGAAAATAAGAAGGAGTCTAGaattaagaataaatataGACTTAACTACTGTCTCTTGTCCCTTTATTCTTGTTGCATTGGTTCTaacttcatcaccatgaGATTTACGCACCCAGCACTGCTGTTGGCGCTGTGCCAAattgcttcatcatcaccatgcAAGCCCTCATCATCGGTCACTTCCAGTGCTCCTACAAGTACCGACAATGAGTCCGCATCATCTGCGACCGAAACATCGACAGCGATCTCGGTGGAAACAGGCTCATCCACCATCTCGCATGACACGACGTTGGCTGCTTCTGAGACCGCATCAGCCTCCGACTTGTCAATTTCCACGACTTTAGTGTCAACTTCAAGCGCAGAGCCTACAACTACACTTGAAGCGACAACAGACTTGTCAACAACTCTGGATGAGACTACGACCACTTTTGAGAGCGAGACAACCTCAGGTTCTGCTACCCTCATCTCGACTACCACCGCCGAGGCTTCAACCACCACATCAGCAGCCCCCGAAATCCCGTCCAACCGCGTCCTCAACCCTGGCTTCGAGGACACCTCAGTCTTCCCCTGGCAATCCATGTCCGGAACGCtatccccatcatcatccgaaGTCCACAGTGGCAGTCAAGCCGGTTTCTTCAGCGGTACCACTCCCATGAGCGCAATGTTGGGTTCAAGACAATTCATCAACCCAACCTGGATCACGCCCGGCAAGAGCTACAAATTCTCCGCCTGGATTAAGATCACAAATACTGTTAACTGTGGTTCCCGCACAATAGTTTGTGGTCATGGCGCTGGACAAGGTACGACAAGTTCGGTTGGGTCCATCACGGAGACTGGGGACTTTTCTTTGGCGAGTGTGACGTGTTCTTGGACGCAGGCTCAGTGGGAGGCTGGACCGAGTGTGCAGATTAGGAGTTATTGTACGGgactttctttctttgttgatgatgtgactttggaggaggttgagaCGTTGGGATGAGAGGGAGAATGCCTTACTGGTGTTAGGACCAAGGGAACGGGGAAGACGAGAGCGATTGCAGTAGTTATTTCGGGTGTTCtaagtttaatatatagATAAGGACAGAATGGCAGCCAACGCAAGTTGCTGCCGAGTaaaatagactttatataGGTTGTATATACCAAGAATATTCCCGCTGGACCAAGGACCTAGACGTCGAGTACCACTATGACTACCTTCTAAACGGCTCATACTGGCCAGTTTGAGGATTGTAAATACTAACAACACTAGACGAAGAGCTCAAAGAAGTATTGAAGCTCTTGTAAGTTCTGTTAGTCCGTGGACGATGGTGAGCCAGCGTTGGAGGTCTTCTTTGTTGATAATAGTGCAAAGGAGGCGGATACTGTATATATGACTGAGTCCTGTACGGAGATTGAGGGTAATGATAGTAAGGCCCGCGATTCCTGAGATTTGCATAAGAAGGAAGATATGGCGGTGGCTGCAGGTACTTTGGAGGTGTCCGAGGTGGTTGATATTGAGCAGGTGGTTTAGAAGGACTGACGACGACAGTTTCAATATCTTGTAGATCATCTGTCGAAACCGTAGCTAGCTGTCTTGGATGGAAGATGTTAAGAAGGAGTGTGACAAGGAATATAAATCCTGCGTCAAAGACGTAAAAGTAGATTTCTGTTGCTTGGAGAATGCCAAGGGGTCCAGTGGCATACTCGACCACTCGATAGACTGATCGAGCGATTAAAAGTCCACAGGTGATGTAAAGAACGATAACCCAGCGTTTCCATGGAATGGTCAGATTGGCACTCAGGCGAGATGGGTTGTCGATAATGCGACTGTGCACGATATGCAAGACCGATGTGAAGAAGCCGAAAAAGTAGATCTGAAAAGCAAGGCCGCCAATGATGATCAGTTGAGCTGTTCTTTGCTGACTGACTGAAGTGGCATTGATCAAGATGCCAGCACCTATTTCATATGAGTATACGATTAAGCCGGGAAGAGCCAGACTTACCTGTGAATTGTGCTGCCAGAGCGACCGCGTCTCCAAAGATAAAGACTTTAGGTATGACTTTGACTGGAACGAGTGAATAGATATCTGCATCCAGAGCAATGATGATTTTGCTCAGAATCATATAGATACTCGCAGTAATCAAACTTGGACCTAAAAGAAACGTAAATGTCTGAACAGCATAAGGAACGAAAGTCCAGTCTGGTGATTCAGAAGCTGATACAACACGACAAGCATATCCAACAGCCTCAACTACAGAAGTCAGCACTTTCAGTCCACTAACTCCTCCCTGCCCAACCAGAAATTCGGTTCAGCTTACCAATACAACCTAAAAGGAACGGTATAAAAAACCAAGTCCTACATCGTATCATCTGCAACAAACACACCACCGTCGAAGCAGAAAACAAACCAAGAgcaacaagggcaagaataAACGAAGGATGATAATGGTACAGCTCCACTGCTGCCATGGTGTAAGCAAAGCCTTCAAGGCTTGAACGAGAGTGAGCCCGTGAGTTTGGAGGTAAAACAAAATGACATTTTTTCGAGACAGGGTCGATGGTTGGTCTCGGAAGGGCGGTACAAGGCTTTATTGCCACGGGAAACGCTATTAATAACCTTGATATGGTTTATTTGGGGGTGGTGATGAATGCGGATGGGATGCTGCTTGCGGGTGACCCACTGGCTGGATGCAGATGATAATGTCTCACCTCGACCACGTTCTGTGGGAGTGAGACAGATGAGATAACGAAGATTACTGGAAGCCCTTCCTGATGCATAAAGGTCAAGCATAGTTAATTTGTGATTACGAGGGGATAGAGTTGTGTGTACCTGAACCGGCGTtttgttcttgagcttgcgGGTAGAGCCGAGATCTGTCTCGATCGTCGCGAGATAAGATGCTTGGTTTCTCACAATGGAGCGGGAATTTGGGAATAGATGATGAGCTAATGGTTCTAGTTCGAGGACTTGACAGTTCTTGTTCATGTCTACTACAAGATAACTCTTAGCATCGTGAAGTCATGTAGATAAGGATGCCGAGACTTGTTTCTACTGAAGCTGGCAAGCCGTGTAGGCGTTAAAGAAGGCTGAAGCCCAGCAGGGCTTCCAAAATAAAATATTGGGAGCTACCTGTCTCGTGCATTCTCATACAGAATATCAATACTTGGGTTCTCATCGTAGTGCGCATGATGTGCAGGCACTGACATTTTGAGTTTTTGGACAGATAATCAAGGTAACATTGAGAACAAGGTGATGCAGGGGATGTTGGCAAGGTTTGTTTTATGCGTAGGACTTGAAAACTTTATACTGGGACAGAAAGAAACGCAGTATTTATCGAATGACAATATGGGATCATTGAGATATCCTGACGATGTTTCTAGTTGGATTTAGGCACCTAGACATTTAGCAGCAATCTTTGACATGGCCCAGGAAAAGATTTCTCAAAAGGTTCAAGCAAAATGAGATATCTGTAGTTATTAATGAGATATCAGAACAGCAGAAGTATGATGAAGTGATCGTGAAGGTTGAAAATAGTTAGCGATGTGCATGGGTCAGTCGTATGACCCCAGAGCTTATCTGCGGATCTTAAGATGTCGGGTATCGTGGGGTTAAGAACAGATGTCCCTGTCATACACTCTAAGTAAAGAAAGATGATATCCATCATTGACTAAAGCTTGTTGGCATGAATCGCAACTTCAATTGCATCTAAAAGTTGAATCAGAATGGCACGGTTGTCTCTTCGAAGTCTTTGGGTTTCATCAAGCCTGTGTTAAACCCGAGTCATAACCGATGTGCCTGATCCTTTCCCCAAACAGCAAAGCGCTGAAAAGAGGCTAGATGATGTCAGAAACAAGATTAAGCATCCCTCCTGTCGAATCAAATCCCAGCATGGTAAAATATCTCAACCTGTCTCTGGCACCGATCCGATCCTCAGGGAGGCTTGCCAACTCCACGATCGAGATATTGCCTTAGTGGCCCCCTTGTACACAACAAAACTCATACTCCGCATTCAACGTCCTACGCCCAAGACAAACCGGGCTGAATGTACCTGTAGGGAATTGCACGTCCAGGGGACTGTCGCACCCTTGGACGGGGTGATCAGTTCGTTAAACTAAACGAGATACCACCACCGCGGAACTGGAGACAGAGACGGCGGGGGGGCGTTTAACGTCATGCCGTACAAGACTTTGCTTCCTGCACCTGATACTTCGGGTGATCCTGGGGGTAAGGATCAAGATACGCGGGTTGCTAGGCGGAGACGGGCAAACAGGCCTAACGCCTGCGAGAACTGCCGCCTTAAAAAAGCCCGTGTAAGTCACCCCTTGTCTCTCCCAAGTTACCATACGTTACCTACCTTATGTCTGACCCACTGCTGATGCTGTACCCAGTGTGATGGTAAGAGACCAAGTTGCTCCAGGTGCGAGAAATGGGGAACGACGTGCGTCTACAGCGTTGATCACCTCGGCAATGTCGAGCGTGAACTCAGAGAGCATCGTGATATTCTCGAGTTCTTGCTGTCGCTCCCCGAAGATGAAGCCCTCGCTGCACACAGGCAACTTAGAAGTACGAGTAACCTTTCCGATGCATTGTCGTCGTTGCAGGGGAGTATGCATGGGAGGCTTCAGCCCTCTGGGATACGGACTGCGCAGGCCATGTCGCCGCCGACGTCGTCAGGTCTTGAGTTTGAGCTGACGGTTCGCCATGGTATGGCGTATCCTACCTTGTTTCCCCTGGACCTACCGTCTTTGAGCGCCGATCCTAGATTGAGGCCTGTTCAACGTTCGTCTCAAGGGCTTTTGCCCGATGGGTCGTCGCCATCTGACACAATGTCACCGTCGACATCATCTAGTAATGAGCAGTCTGTCCCTACACCGAACACTCAATCGCTTGAGCGTCCTCGCATAAAACAAGAGGAAGACGTCGCTGGTCCACATCGAGAAAAGTACTGCGATGAGAGGTTACACCAGCTGCAGATTGGGTACTGGACTGGCGTGTCTATTGACGATGAAGTCGCTGCCAGCGCCATCTCACTGTACCTGCAGGGCAATCACTCCATATTCGGGCTCTTCGACCCAGACCTTTTTATACACGACCTCGTTCACCGCAAACATCAGTACTGCTCACCCTTTCTGGTGAATGCCCTGCTGGCCCACGCCTGTGTAAGTTGCCACTTGCCACATGTTATCATCTTAGCTGATGTTGATCCACCATAGCAAGCTTACTCTGTGATTGACGAAGCTGTCGGTGCTTTGAGCCAGGACTTTATGAGAGATGCTGGCGTATTATGGCGCGCCGAGCGACTTTCTGACTCGTTAGTGAACGTCGCTGCCATTCTCATGCTCAGTGTCAGTTGCCATCTTGAGCAATCCAGCGTTTCGAGcaatgatcttcttgacgatggcCGCGCAATGGCGGAACGGTTGAAGCTCTTCGGCATACCGCACACACCAGAAAACGCAGCATCATTCGATAGCTTAGACCCGGACACCAAACGTGCAATGGCTCACACGGCCTGGGGAGCATACAGCTACCTAACGTACGTACCCTCCTCCCCATTCTGACGTCCCACTAACACCTCAGACTAAACACATTCTGGGTCCCAACCAAACCCATAGCCTTCCCACCAATGTTTCCCGTCCCCGGGCGGAGCAGCGAGGACACGATAGATGAAAGGTTAGCAGTTCACTGGCCGCCACACTTCATCCCTGACTATGCAGGAAAAACGTTTCAAGCGCTATGTGAGCTCTGGACTATCATGCAGGAGGTCATAGCGGTTTACTTTGCGCATAAtggtgatgctgctgctgcttcgaTGAAGATTCCTTTGGCGTTTGTGGAGGCGAAGTATCAAAAGATATTGACCTTTACGGATTCGTTGCCGCCGGAGATGTCGATTGATCCGGGGAACATGCCTGATCATGTTTTGGCGTTCAAGTAAGTTATGCATCTCAATGTTTGAGAATATGACTGACAAGACCCAGCATTCTACTGCATGTTGCTATCACGCACCTCTTTCACacattcatcatggatcCAAGCAATCAGAATCTAAACCCGGCGTTATTAAAATCCCCCAAAGCAGCACTGCGAGCATCAACAAACCAACTCCAACGACTCATACTTATCAGCCGCCTCTACCATCCCCACGCCC
This window encodes:
- a CDS encoding uncharacterized protein (domain of unknown function-domain containing protein) codes for the protein MSSNGAERLANRKPIKKPVPAYLPSPGSVLTVDKALYTSIREAPRELIEEFTLPIRSGKAWKAPAGCIVKISTPEGPQVGDLNIWNAHNPRERFWASRTKQLHASHVSTYDRLWSNLPYMRPLATIITDTLDWYGTDEYGGRVHDLLGTRCDPYINTVLSGGQYNFQCHSNLTRAVLPYGLNEGDVHDVINIFQVTGLDEQGRYFMNPCPAEKGDYIEFLAEQDLLMALSTCPGGDLSLWGFGEDSEEEMIKCCRPLKVEVYRLKDESLLQKGGWKPAEVSGYKGRHGLDVPLGENREEKA
- a CDS encoding ASST-domain-containing protein, yielding MVVISGSPWAKRLVFLVISLTIFLWWYVYSVPGVTDDVKPPPPPPKLKTNDAKPILVDKKVEGKDGKSIEGVKVAKDEKTGESVDKKGIKAFRSWSNFDIVRPKNDHTYVYRRFKSSPYKPPHIEWNPNGKELAKGYVFITPQSSGAERGLVQAASFIMKQNAEMIYAHDEAPYDSEGLRVQTVHNEQYLTLWRGARKMSHGFGEVIVMNSEYEKTVIHLDAIITNMYGQKFLSGLDFHEQELTTRGTILVTAYNTTMYNLTQMGGSEHGFVTDSLFFEIDIETQEILFSWSALDHFWPEDSMLPLISSSGYGGPKNPYDFFHLSSIQAVNHDSYLISSRNFWSVYLISRSNGRILWELRGNTKGGDFGALPHHGRFRWQNHVRAHNVTSREMILSMFDNHNSPEDIGKTHSRGLLLKLKLPPNPDEKPEILRILSPDRAKISPDYGSYQLGLSNGNQFMSWGAGGVVHEYGPDDGHDLRWQARFGYDESITSYRAFKDIWAGTPSKWTPALVVEKREDTVLGFVSWNGATDIDSYNIYLAEPGTALKPLGKANVLGFETGFDLGVKNNETNCIMVAAVRKGQEIRQSNVGCIEGKTFVSTFVDSRGKETGDSVVEKTKMQKIMGYFS
- a CDS encoding RTA1 like protein-domain-containing protein → MAAVELYHYHPSFILALVALGCIVEAVGYACRVVSASESPDWTFVPYAVQTFTFLLGPSLITASIYMILSKIIIALDADIYSLVPVKVIPKVFIFGDAVALAAQFTGAGILINATSVSQQRTAQLIIIGGLAFQIYFFGFFTSVLHIVHSRIIDNPSRLSANLTIPWKRWVIVLYITCGLLIARSVYRVVEYATGPLGILQATEIYFYVFDAGFIFLVTLLLNIFHPRQLATVSTDDLQDIETVVVSPSKPPAQYQPPRTPPKYLQPPPYLPSYANLRNRGPYYHYPQSPYRTQSYIQYPPPLHYYQQRRPPTLAHHRPRTNRTYKSFNTSLSSSSSVVSIYNPQTGQYEPFRR